In Nicotiana tabacum cultivar K326 chromosome 17, ASM71507v2, whole genome shotgun sequence, one DNA window encodes the following:
- the LOC107809553 gene encoding NAC domain-containing protein 86-like: MAPVSLPPGFRFHPTDEELVAYYLKRKINGKKIELEIIPEVDLYKCEPWDLPGKSLLPSKDLEWYFFSPRDRKYPNGSRTNRATKAGYWKATGKDRKVNSEMRSVGMKKTLVYYRGRAPHGARTDWVMHEYRLDEGECEVSNGLQDGYALCRVIKRSLNGPKKGDDVNYGSDRSSEGRCDHHHMEMPSSFATPTPSDDNWNMQYLSNQPFAFNNTTHPIPNYGTLPYPPSKVNIALECARLQHRFALPPLEIQDFPQVGYVDTKMPQSSFIQSTNQTDIVEEILSVAQASQNLINQDLSWGGNSCAPVDNFSFLPPNNNQIHDLGSFHFIEQLKEDQNVRSIGIGDFGEDFKSDRMVENLRWIGMSDRDLEKTFLEDYKTVPIENVSAIQREENQFQGEYSGHHNNLSGFNETETNNFSIGFGNDKLLDDGNMTDGLSNSPSFEVYEKIEVNHGFFIATRQTAKTFYHQLTPSTTLRIHRNLVTVHDLPLYIGKFSDSIAIPKERNFYDNFVKKVTRPWTTTMRTLVSMVAFLHTFFWICFGECLDEKGSQLEDKRGVSVNEECLMEREEKKKAQDYKWDYCYKQNKFPIVDKEEEKYCNVAVEKKWPYLTLVVALSTIWLHHIVPSF; the protein is encoded by the exons ATGGCACCTGTTTCATTGCCACCTGGTTTTAGGTTTCATCCTACTGATGAAGAACTTGTGGCTtattatttgaaaagaaagattaATGGCAAGAAAATTGAACTTGAGATCATTCCTGAAGTTGATCTTTACAAATGTGAGCCGTGGGATCTACCAG GAAAATCCCTATTGCCTAGCAAAGATCTTGAATGGTATTTCTTCAGTCCTCGAGACCGTAAATATCCAAATGGATCGAGGACTAACCGAGCAACGAAAGCTGGATATTGGAAAGCCACAGGAAAGGACAGGAAAGTAAATTCAGAGATGAGGTCTGTTGGGATGAAGAAAACATTGGTTTATTACAGAGGTAGAGCCCCACATGGAGCTCGAACTGATTGGGTTATGCATGAATATCGATTAGACGAAGGTGAATGTGAAGTGTCCAATGGCTTACAAGATGGTTATGCACTTTGTCGTGTGATCAAGAGGAGTTTAAATGGTCCAAAAAAAGGAGACGACGTCAATTATGGGAGTGATAGATCCTCTGAGGGAAGATGTGATCATCATCATATGGAAATGCCATCATCATTTGCTACTCCTACCCCTAGTGATGATAACTGGAATATGCAATATTTATCAAATCAACCTTTTGCTTTCAACAACACTACTCACCCCATTCCAAATTATGGAACTTTGCCATATCCCCCATCTAAG GTTAATATAGCATTAGAGTGTGCAAGGTTGCAGCATAGGTTCGCATTACCTCCATTGGAGATTCAAGACTTCCCTCAAGTTGGCTATGTTGATACCAAGATGCCTCAATCAAGTTTTATTCAATCTACAAATCAAACGGATATTGTAGAAGAAATCCTTTCAGTTGCCCAAGCTTCACAAAATCTAATCAATCAAGACTTATCATGGGGTGGAAATTCATGTGCTCCTGTTGATAACTTCTCTTTTCTTCCTCCTAATAATAACCAAATCCATGACTTGGGTTCATTCCATTTCATTGAACAACTTAAGGAAGATCAGAATGTTAGGTCCATCGGTATCGGAGATTTTGGTGAGGACTTCAAATCTGATAGAATGGTGGAAAATTTGAGATGGATAGGAATGTCAGACAGGGATCTTGAGAAG ACATTTCTTGAGGATTACAAGACTGTTCCAATAGAAAATGTTTCAGCTATCCAAAGAGAAGAGAATCAGTTTCAAG GTGAATACAGTGGCCACCACAACAACTTAAGTGGATTCAATGAAACAGAAACAAACAATTTCTCAATAGGATTTGGCAATGACAAGTTGTTGGATGATGGAAACATGACTGATGGTTTATCAAATTCCCCAAGCTTTGAAGTGTATGAGAAGATTGAAGTCAATCATGGGTTTTTTATAGCGACAAGGCAAACAGCCAAGACATTCTATCATCAACTGACACCTTCTACGACTCTTAGGATTCATCGCAACCTAGTCACAGTCCATGATCTTCCTCTATATATAGGAAAGTTTTCAGATTCAATAGCAATACCTAAAGAGAGAAACTTTTATGATAATTTTGTTAAGAAAGTCACAAGACCGTGGACAACAACTATGAGAACTTTGGTGAGTATGGTTGCATTTTTACATACTTTTTTTTGGATATGTTTTGGGGAATGCTTGGACGAAAAAGGTTCTCAATTAGAAGACAAGAGGGGTGTCAGTGTCAATGAAGAATGCTTAATGGAGAGGGAGGAGAAAAAGAAAGCTCAAGATTATAAATGGGATTATTGTTATAAACAAAACAAATTCCCAATTGTTgataaagaagaagagaaatattGCAATGTTGCTGTGGAAAAGAAATGGCCTTATCTCACCCTTGTTGTAGCTCTTTCTACCATTTGGTTGCACCATATTGTCCCttctttttga